The Nostoc sp. 'Peltigera membranacea cyanobiont' N6 genome contains the following window.
AAACCTTGGAGTGGTAAATAAGAAATTAGCAAATTTTCACCTTCTTGCATAGCAATTTTTTTCGGTTTGATCCGACTTGTAAATACTAAACAACTTTGGTGATGTAATTCCCCGATCCGCTGAATTAAAATACTATAGTCTTGATATTCATCACGGTATTGTTCTCCATAGGAGCCATCTGCCAGAATTGATTCAAAATTATCTAAAATTAATAAACAACGGGAAGACCTCAAGTGTTCCAGCAGCCGGGTGATTTTTTCATGAATATTACCTGTAGGATTAATTTCTTCTTGATTCGACAAAAATTTAATGATCCCATTCAGTATTGTCTCTAACTTGGGAGCCTCCCGGAGACTACGCCAGATAATATAATCAAAATCTGACTTTAATTGTGCCGCTAATTTCACGGATAAAGCGGTTTTTCCCAGTCCACCCATTCCCAGCAACCCCACAATCCGACACCGTTCGTTGACGATCCATTGTCGGAGAGTAGCTAATTCCTCGGTACGTCCGTAAAAAGTGACAGTATCCGGTGCTTCTCCTAAATCTTGTTTGCTGTTGGAGGAGCTTTTCTCAGCCACAGGAACTATCTGATGAGAGGTTCCGTTGATGAGTTCTGGTTTGTATTTAGCAAATAATGTGACTAATTCGGATTTTTTAGTGACATCAAATGCTCTATATAGTCTTTCTAGGTACTTTCTGACTGTCGCTGGCTGAATAACCAGAACTTGAGCGATCGCTTCGTCTAACTCCCCAGCCAAAACTAAACGCAACACCTCTTGGCGACGTGGCGTTAGTTTATCGAAGGTTTCATTCAACTGTTGTTGATTCATATCGTTTGGCGGCTTTCCACCTAACATCCGATTTAGTGACTAAGAATAGCTTACAATCTAAAAGCTTTTGTGACACTTGTCACTTGTACGGAAATCTTGATTTTTTGAGATCCTCAATTGATGGGGAATGTGGAATATAGTAACGTGCTGATTGCTAAGGAGCCTTTAACCAAAGGGCTTTGAGTAATCTACACTCTACTCGCGTATTTGACTCCAGCCATACAAATAAAATTTATCACTTAACTGCTTGACAGTAATCGGATCGGTATGAGATAGTTCTATACATGAGACAGTTGTCACAGATTACGACATTTAGTTCCTGAAAAAACACAATTAAAAACTGCTCACTCAATCATGTAAGCAAATCCCCTGGTAGATTCCTGTTCGCAAAGGTGACACCTTTCTTTTTAGCAATTGAACGGTTGACACATTTGTAATTTTTAACTGAGAGTCTAGCACTGGTATAGCATAAGGTTGCGTAATTATGCCCAGAGAAACTAGCGAAGCGAATGAAGTTGACAGAATTGTGACTCGGCTGCTGGTAATTCTTCTTACTTGTTGGCATGAGACTGGATTCGGTCACATAGAAGTAAAAAGCGAACGAATTAAGCGTGGTCAAATTGTGGTGACTATCATGGGTTCTACCCACTATCGATATGTCATCAATAACGAGGATTTACAGAATTGGTTGATGGACGAGAAGAAATCTAATTACGCTACAAGTGAATTCCAAATCCTAACACAATTGAATAAGTATCAGCAAAAAACTGAATAATTAGATATTCTTCTCAAAAATTAAGTAAAGCGTAGGTATAGTTGTGACGACTAACCAATAGCAAGACGAAGAAAATACAGTCAAAAATGTACAACCCCTAGCCATGATAAATGTGATTTTTACAAGGCAGGAAAAGTTAGATAAACTTTTCCTGCCTTATATTTTCAGGGGTGATTGATTGATAGAAAAAGTTAGCAAATTTTTGGAGAGCATAACTATGAAAACTCAACAAGAAAACAAAAACAACTTCTTATTTCGGTTAGCTTCAAGATTTTTAAAATACTTGCTACTGTTTGTATTTGGCTTGGCGATTACCTTTGTTATTTCTGGTATTTTGGGATTAGGGGGTGTGACTCAAATGCTGTTACCTGTGATTGCAGACTTGTTGGCAAAATTGACTATTATTCTAATATGTTTGTTTGCCACCGCCATAATTATTGAGTCTTTACTAAAAAAATAAATTGAGCGGCATCTCATAGATGGCTAATGATTCAATACCGTTCAGTTAAGGCTAAAAATCAATATCCATGTAGGTTGAATTGAGCAATAAAATTCCACTTATGCGAAGCTTAATGTTTTGCACTCCGCTCTATCCAACCTACAATATCCTTGACTTTGACTGAAATGTATTGCGACGCACTAGGAGGCCAAAACTATTAGTTTGATTGGCATTACTATGAACTAGAAGCAGAAGTATTGAATCTTAAGATTTTAAGGTCGTAGCCAAGTTATGTATTGCCAGATGCTGAATATTGAGGGTGCGGTTGATGAAACCAAACGGATCGGAAGTATGAAATTTAAATCCTCTGCATAATCCATGAATAACGAACCAACTCCTAGAGATCATTCCACAATCAAACTGTTCATTACCCAAGAACGCTTGCGCCAAGCACGTTACAGTTTTAACCTGTCCTTGATTGCCACCACAGTATCTTTCTTTATTGGCTTTGTAGGGGCTGGGCTAATTTTGTCAAATAAAATTCCAGAAGGAACTGTTGCTGCTGCTGGAGGTTTGGTTTCAAGTGTACGTTGCATTCAACTTGCTAAGGACGCAAACGATAGACTTGACAAAATTTTAGCAGAAATAAAGAACGAAAAAAATTAACTGCTAAAATGATGGGATTGACTTCCTCTCTGCAACTATACCATTTAGCGATCGCTCAACTGAGAGCATTCCCTTTTTGCGATCAGAAAATGCCCAAGAATGCTTACGACTCATGGGCATGGCATTGAAGAATCTCGCCAGCGCGATGAACAATACCCAGGCACTCGAAGCTGCGGCGATAATCTTGGGAAGCGAACCGACACCAATTGCGATCGCAATCGAGCCGAGCAATTAGAAATACCCAAGCGGTTAGTGACATTAGGGCAGTGTTAGCTAAACCTGGGTGTAGTTGGCAGGACTTTTGGAATGATTGCCCAAGAGTACAAAGTGATTAAATCAGATTATTTGGCGGAATTAACCATGAATCCAGACATACTGTTCAATGGAGTTGCAACAGAGTTGGATAGTCTGTGTAACCATGTTCACTACCACCATAGAACGTCCTGACATCACCTTCGCTTAGAGGGGCATTGAGTCGTAGCCGCTCCACTAAGTCAGGGTTAGAGATGAATGGTCGCCCGAAAACTATGGCATCAGCCCGCCCGTTTGTAATTGCTTCATCACCCTGTTGTCGGTCAAAACCACCCACAGCCAGCAGTGTTCCTTGATAAACGGTACGGAGGAGATCGATAGGGTTGAAGTTCGGTGCAGTTCCTCTGGCATAACCTTGGTTATACCCAACGTGCAAGTATGCCAAACCGAGTGGACTAAGTGCTTTTGCAACATAAGTGTAAGTTTCAGCAGGATTGTCATCGAATGTGTCGTTGACTGTGAAGCCAGGGGCGATCTTGACTCCAATCCGCTCTGCTCCCCGAACTCTACAGAGAGCATTGACCACTTCGAGCGTAAAGCGAGTTCGATTCTCCAATGTGCCACCATAGGCATCGGTGCGTTGGTTGGAGCCACTGACTTGGAACTGGTTGGGTAGGTATCCAGTTGCTGCATGAAGTTCCACACCATCAAAACCTGCTTCAATAGAAAGTTCCGCCGCTCTGCGGTATTCCTCTACTATTTCGGGTATTTCGGACAACTCTAACGCACGGGGTATCTCGAAAGGGACTTTGCCATCCCAAACATGAACTTCTTCGGACACCACCGGGATAGCCGAAGGTGCGATTGGTCGGGCGTGGTTAGGTAATAGGGAAGAGTGTGACACCCGTCCAGCGTGCATCAGTTGCACAAATATCCGACCTCCAGCAGCATGAACTGCATCTGTCACTTTTCGCCAGCCTCCAACCTGCTCCTGGTTGTGCAGCCCAGGACAGGTTGTGTAACCGCGCCCCATTGGAGAAGGATGCGTTCCTTCGGTAATAATAAGTCCCGCCGAAGCTCTTTGGGTGTAGTATTCGACCATTATCGGGGTAGGTACACAGTCAGTAGTAGCTCGGAGACGGGACATGGGAGACATGATGATGCGGTTGGTCAGATCGAGCGAACCTAGTCTAAATGGTGTGAACAGTCCTGATTTTTCTGGCATTGGTATTTTCCTCTTCTAGAACCAGTGCAATACGTGCGGCAGTAAACTACGTCCCATCAACAACCTCAAAATACTGCCCTACAGATAATTTCAAGATAACTGAATTCGGAATGCTGACAAATAGTTCTTAATTATTAATTGCCTCATAAGTAGAACGACTTGAAAAAAACAAACTATGTAAAGTAATGTAATTTTAGCGAAAATCAGTTCGTAGTAAGGACTTTAGTCCTGATTTGAGAACTAAAGTTCTCACTACAAACCTTTAATTATTTACCCTG
Protein-coding sequences here:
- a CDS encoding TRADD-N-associated membrane domain-containing protein, with the protein product MNNEPTPRDHSTIKLFITQERLRQARYSFNLSLIATTVSFFIGFVGAGLILSNKIPEGTVAAAGGLVSSVRCIQLAKDANDRLDKILAEIKNEKN
- a CDS encoding alkene reductase produces the protein MPEKSGLFTPFRLGSLDLTNRIIMSPMSRLRATTDCVPTPIMVEYYTQRASAGLIITEGTHPSPMGRGYTTCPGLHNQEQVGGWRKVTDAVHAAGGRIFVQLMHAGRVSHSSLLPNHARPIAPSAIPVVSEEVHVWDGKVPFEIPRALELSEIPEIVEEYRRAAELSIEAGFDGVELHAATGYLPNQFQVSGSNQRTDAYGGTLENRTRFTLEVVNALCRVRGAERIGVKIAPGFTVNDTFDDNPAETYTYVAKALSPLGLAYLHVGYNQGYARGTAPNFNPIDLLRTVYQGTLLAVGGFDRQQGDEAITNGRADAIVFGRPFISNPDLVERLRLNAPLSEGDVRTFYGGSEHGYTDYPTLLQLH